One window of Quercus robur chromosome 5, dhQueRobu3.1, whole genome shotgun sequence genomic DNA carries:
- the LOC126724961 gene encoding putative F-box protein At3g23970, with amino-acid sequence MMEMRKHHRRSSSSSSVISYYENSDVHKRRKRTATAIDDLPIDLVLEILHRLDLKSATRCKSVSKEWCSVITDPFFARCFVNYNNSRPIVDHCPFTLLLQCTNRRTKNGHLLLPLEEEPYFKSLPYIPPMYQEQRHNEFNIQASCHDLFLCSESAVVSDHSTPFFYYVINPITRQWTALPPLPHQYTASVVRRRPLIGFICNSGDILQFSFRVVLIPEFEGMSTEFKVYIFSSDTSKWSESLVSCPALEGFDLTSFAFPAVPYNGLLFWCSRDGSLFGFDPYNSGCYRFIQKPLELDTSFANGRLGVSRGALRMARISGFDPYDYFSDPVLCVWEFKDKGEEGGKWCLEHQLYIKKYSVLLVLAFHPNDQDIMYLVINFKVVSCNLRRKTLEVVRDLPDPYFSDGKNVFNFVLPCWPTPIHSSPFL; translated from the coding sequence ATGATGGAGATGAGAAAACATCATAGAAggagtagtagtagtagtagtgtAATCTCATACTACGAGAATTCGGATGTCCACAAGCGAAGAAAGAGGACGGCCACGGCTATTGATGATCTCCCAATAGATCTAGTGTTAGAAATATTGCATCGGCTGGATCTGAAATCCGCCACGCGATGCAAGTCTGTCTCAAAGGAATGGTGCTCTGTTATCACTGATCCTTTTTTCGCTAGATGCTTTGTTAACTACAACAACAGTCGGCCAATAGTGGATCATTGCCCCTTTACCTTGCTACTCCAGTGCACTAATCGGCGAACAAAGAATGGACATCTCCTCTTGCCATTGGAGGAGGAACCTTATTTTAAATCTCTGCCTTACATTCCACCAATGTATCAAGAACAACGCCACAATGAGTTCAACATTCAAGCTTCGTGTCATGACTTGTTCTTATGCTCTGAATCTGCAGTTGTTAGTGATCATAGTACTCCCTTTTTTTACTATGTCATTAATCCAATTACTAGGCAATGGACTGCCCTTCCTCCACTTCCACATCAATACACCGCATCAGTAGTAAGGCGGCGGCCTCTGATTGGGTTTATATGTAACTCCGGTGACATTCTTCAGTTTAGTTTTAGAGTGGTGCTCATTCCTGAATTTGAGGGCATGTCAACGGAATTCAAGGTGTACATATTCTCATCCGACACAAGTAAATGGAGTGAGTCTCTGGTGTCGTGCCCGGCCCTTGAAGGATTTGATTTGACTTCTTTTGCCTTCCCCGCTGTTCCTTATAATGGCTTGCTATTTTGGTGTAGTAGGGATGGCTCCCTTTTTGGGTTCGATCCTTACAACAGTGGATGCTATCGATTCATtcagaagcccctagaattgGACACTTCCTTCGCTAATGGGCGCCTTGGAGTATCTCGCGGTGCCTTGAGGATGGCCCGGATTTCGGGCTTCGATCCTTACGACTACTTCTCTGATCCTGTTTTATGCGTTTGGGAGTTCAAAGATAAAGGAGAGGAAGGAGGCAAATGGTGCTTAGAGCACCAGCTGTATATCAAGAAATATTCTGTTTTGCTGGTCCTAGCCTTTCATCCAAATGACCAGGATATCATGTATTTGGTGATTAATTTTAAGGTGGTATCATGCAACTTGCGCAGAAAAACACTGGAAGTGGTTCGCGATTTGCCAGATCCTTACTTTTCCGATGGCAAAAATGTCTTCAACTTTGTGCTCCCTTGTTGGCCAACTCCCATTCATTCT